A single window of Bradyrhizobium daqingense DNA harbors:
- a CDS encoding NUDIX hydrolase, which yields MAETSASRPASTILLLRDGAQEMEVFMMVRHHQIEFNSGALVFPGGSVDAGDKELVARTDLYSGGEALSELDRGFRIAAIRETFEESGILLARSKETGLPVDANRAGEIADRHRVALNEHKISFLKILDDNGLQLALDTLLPYAHWITPEGMPKRFDTWFFLAAAPPDQLGAHDGRESTDSIWISPREAVEGGESGRFKLPFPTTRNLIRLAKQNSLNAALEHARSLSIVTVMPVMTKTETGRQLRIPREAGYDGEVFEVGALG from the coding sequence ATGGCCGAGACATCAGCATCACGCCCGGCCTCGACCATCCTCCTGCTCCGCGACGGTGCACAGGAAATGGAAGTCTTCATGATGGTCCGCCATCATCAGATCGAGTTCAACTCGGGCGCGCTGGTGTTTCCCGGCGGCAGTGTCGATGCCGGCGACAAGGAGCTCGTCGCCCGCACCGACCTCTATTCGGGCGGCGAGGCCTTGAGCGAATTGGATCGCGGCTTTCGGATCGCCGCGATCCGCGAGACTTTCGAGGAGAGCGGCATCCTGCTGGCGCGGTCGAAGGAGACCGGCCTGCCGGTCGACGCCAACCGTGCCGGCGAGATCGCGGACCGGCATCGCGTCGCCCTCAACGAGCACAAGATCAGTTTCCTGAAAATTCTCGATGACAACGGCCTCCAGCTCGCGCTCGACACGCTGCTCCCTTACGCGCACTGGATCACGCCGGAGGGCATGCCGAAGCGCTTCGACACCTGGTTCTTCCTCGCCGCCGCGCCACCCGATCAGCTCGGCGCGCATGATGGCCGCGAGTCCACCGATTCGATCTGGATCTCGCCGCGCGAGGCGGTGGAGGGCGGCGAGAGTGGCCGCTTCAAGCTGCCGTTCCCGACTACGCGCAATCTAATCCGGCTCGCCAAGCAGAACAGCCTGAACGCGGCGCTGGAGCATGCCCGCAGCCTTTCCATCGTCACGGTAATGCCGGTGATGACCAAGACCGAAACCGGCCGCCAGCTCCGCATTCCCCGCGAGGCCGGCTATGACGGCGAAGTGTTCGAGGTCGGGGCGCTCGGCTAG
- a CDS encoding dihydrodipicolinate synthase family protein, whose product MKLTADAKGTFAIAPTPFHDDGRIDERSIDRLTDFYEEVGCDGVTVLGILGEAPKLDATEAEQVAVRYVKRAKKMQVIVGVSAPGFATMRSLAKASMDAGAAGVMIAPPPSLRTDDQIIGYFKQAAEAIGPDIPWVLQDYPLTLSVIFTPAVIRKIVMDNPNCVMLKHEDWPGLEKISTLRGFQKDGSLRPLSILCGNGGTFLDFEMERGADGAMTGYAFPELLIDVVNLSKAGKRDAAHDIFDAHLPLIRYEQQPGVGLTVRKYVLQKRGIIASSAQRKPGATMTAAARAEVDYLLSRVARFDKRANLGPQSSAAG is encoded by the coding sequence ATGAAACTCACCGCCGACGCCAAGGGCACCTTCGCAATCGCGCCGACGCCGTTCCACGACGACGGCCGGATCGACGAGCGCTCGATCGACCGCCTGACCGATTTTTATGAGGAGGTCGGCTGCGACGGCGTCACGGTGCTGGGCATCCTCGGCGAGGCGCCGAAGCTCGATGCCACCGAAGCCGAGCAGGTCGCGGTGCGCTACGTCAAGCGCGCCAAGAAGATGCAGGTGATCGTCGGCGTCTCCGCACCGGGCTTCGCCACCATGCGCTCGCTGGCCAAGGCCTCGATGGACGCAGGCGCCGCCGGCGTCATGATCGCGCCGCCGCCCTCGCTTCGCACCGACGACCAGATCATTGGTTATTTCAAGCAGGCGGCCGAGGCCATCGGGCCCGACATTCCCTGGGTGCTGCAGGACTATCCGCTGACGCTCTCGGTGATCTTCACGCCCGCCGTGATCCGCAAGATCGTCATGGACAATCCGAACTGCGTGATGCTCAAGCACGAGGATTGGCCGGGCCTGGAAAAGATCTCGACGCTGCGCGGCTTCCAGAAGGACGGCTCGCTCCGTCCGCTCTCGATCCTGTGCGGCAATGGCGGCACGTTCCTGGACTTCGAGATGGAGCGTGGTGCCGACGGCGCCATGACCGGCTATGCCTTCCCGGAGCTTCTGATCGACGTCGTGAACCTCTCCAAGGCCGGCAAGCGCGACGCTGCGCATGACATCTTCGACGCGCATTTGCCGCTGATCCGCTACGAGCAGCAGCCCGGCGTCGGCCTGACCGTGCGCAAATACGTGCTGCAGAAACGCGGCATCATCGCCTCCAGCGCGCAGCGCAAGCCCGGCGCGACGATGACCGCGGCGGCGAGAGCCGAGGTCGACTATCTCTTGTCGCGCGTCGCCCGTTTCGATAAGCGCGCCAATCTCGGCCCGCAATCCAGCGCCGCAGGTTAG
- a CDS encoding SDR family oxidoreductase yields the protein MGLLDGKVALITGAGGGLGEAYAKLFAREGASVVVNDLGGPRDGSGADKSMAQQVVDAITAEGGKAVANGADISTMEGGQSVFDDAIKHFGRADILVNNAGILRDQTFAKASEADWDKVIKVHLKGTFCCTLPVFRWMRENGGGVIVNTSSTSGLIGNFGQTNYGAAKGGIWGLSNVLAIEGRKYNIRIWTLAPGALTRMTADLPRYKENPGAALGPDGIAPAVLYMVSDLSGDQTGKVLGVSGPRGVREMRMMEMEGWKPPHSGWTAQDIVDHAKEIFFSEEQIKMRARRF from the coding sequence ATGGGACTACTCGACGGCAAGGTTGCGCTGATCACCGGTGCGGGCGGGGGGCTCGGTGAGGCCTACGCAAAGCTGTTCGCGCGGGAAGGGGCCTCCGTCGTCGTCAACGACCTCGGCGGGCCCCGTGACGGCTCCGGCGCCGACAAGTCCATGGCGCAGCAGGTGGTGGACGCGATCACGGCGGAGGGGGGCAAGGCGGTCGCCAATGGCGCCGACATCTCCACCATGGAAGGCGGCCAGTCGGTGTTCGACGACGCCATCAAGCATTTCGGCCGCGCCGACATCCTCGTCAACAATGCCGGCATCCTCCGCGACCAGACCTTCGCCAAAGCCTCCGAGGCCGACTGGGACAAGGTGATCAAGGTGCATCTGAAAGGCACCTTTTGTTGCACCCTGCCGGTGTTTCGCTGGATGCGGGAAAATGGCGGCGGCGTCATCGTCAACACCTCCTCGACATCAGGCCTGATCGGCAATTTCGGCCAGACCAACTATGGAGCTGCCAAGGGGGGCATCTGGGGCCTGTCCAACGTGCTGGCGATCGAGGGCCGCAAGTACAACATCCGGATCTGGACCCTGGCGCCGGGCGCCCTGACCCGCATGACCGCAGACCTGCCGCGCTATAAGGAGAACCCCGGTGCGGCGCTCGGGCCGGACGGCATCGCGCCGGCCGTGCTATACATGGTCAGCGATTTGTCGGGCGACCAGACCGGCAAGGTGCTGGGCGTGTCCGGGCCCCGCGGTGTGCGCGAGATGCGGATGATGGAGATGGAAGGCTGGAAACCGCCGCATTCGGGCTGGACGGCCCAGGACATTGTCGATCACGCCAAGGAGATCTTCTTCTCCGAGGAGCAGATCAAGATGAGGGCGCGGCGGTTTTAG
- a CDS encoding MaoC/PaaZ C-terminal domain-containing protein codes for MSARYEELKGLKNIGQKYAYTDREVMLYAYGIGLGADPMDEKELAFVNEGTFTPRPLKVVPTFASVAAWGSGPGEMNLNRVMVVDGERDITFHQPLPVAAHITADSSVLEVYDKGKDKGAVIVHQTVLKNEKGEKLATLVASRFARGDGGFGGPSLTQPDAHKIPARAPDKTIDITTRPDQALVYRLCGDRNPLHSDPEFAKKAGFPRPILHGMCTYGITCRGVLQTYADYDASAFRQHVARFSSPVYPGETVTMDLWKDGNVISFEAKVKSRGVTVIKNGKTVLG; via the coding sequence ATGTCCGCCAGATACGAAGAGCTCAAAGGCCTGAAGAACATCGGCCAGAAATATGCCTACACCGATCGCGAGGTCATGCTCTACGCCTACGGCATCGGCCTCGGCGCCGATCCCATGGACGAGAAGGAGCTCGCCTTCGTCAACGAGGGCACGTTCACGCCGCGGCCGCTGAAGGTGGTGCCGACCTTCGCCTCCGTCGCCGCCTGGGGCTCGGGACCGGGCGAGATGAACCTCAACCGCGTCATGGTGGTCGATGGCGAGCGCGACATCACCTTTCACCAGCCGCTGCCGGTGGCCGCGCACATCACGGCCGATTCCTCCGTGCTCGAGGTCTACGACAAGGGCAAGGACAAGGGCGCCGTCATCGTTCATCAGACCGTGCTGAAGAACGAGAAGGGCGAGAAGCTGGCAACGCTGGTCGCCTCGCGCTTCGCGCGCGGCGACGGCGGCTTCGGCGGACCGAGCCTGACCCAGCCCGACGCGCACAAGATCCCCGCGCGCGCGCCCGATAAGACCATCGACATCACGACGCGCCCCGACCAGGCGCTGGTCTATCGCCTCTGCGGCGACCGCAACCCGCTGCATTCCGATCCGGAGTTTGCGAAGAAGGCCGGCTTCCCGAGGCCGATCCTGCACGGCATGTGCACCTACGGCATCACCTGCCGCGGCGTGCTCCAGACCTATGCCGACTACGATGCCTCCGCCTTCCGCCAGCACGTCGCAAGGTTCTCGTCACCGGTCTATCCCGGCGAGACCGTGACCATGGACCTGTGGAAGGACGGCAACGTGATCTCGTTCGAGGCCAAGGTGAAATCGCGCGGCGTCACCGTGATCAAGAACGGCAAGACGGTGTTGGGTTAG
- a CDS encoding Zn-ribbon domain-containing OB-fold protein has product MSEAKKYPAPVTNPETAAFWDAAKEGKFMIKRCTACGEAHYFPRSICPFCYSDKTVWEEASGEGTIYTYSLMRKSPTGPYAIGYVTLKEGPSVQTNFVDCDLEKLKIGQKVKVVFKPTDGAPLPFFTPA; this is encoded by the coding sequence ATGAGCGAAGCAAAGAAATATCCGGCACCGGTCACGAACCCCGAGACCGCCGCGTTCTGGGATGCGGCGAAAGAGGGCAAGTTCATGATCAAGCGCTGCACGGCCTGCGGCGAAGCGCATTACTTCCCGCGCTCGATCTGTCCGTTCTGCTACTCCGACAAGACGGTCTGGGAGGAGGCCTCGGGCGAGGGAACGATCTACACGTACAGCCTGATGCGGAAGTCGCCGACCGGCCCCTACGCCATCGGCTACGTCACGCTGAAGGAAGGGCCGTCGGTGCAGACCAATTTCGTCGACTGCGATCTGGAGAAACTGAAGATCGGCCAGAAGGTGAAGGTGGTGTTCAAGCCGACCGACGGCGCCCCGCTGCCGTTCTTCACGCCGGCCTAG
- a CDS encoding thiolase domain-containing protein translates to MTIKGKAYIAGIYEHPTRHAPDKSTAQLHAEVAKGAIEDAGISKDDVDGYFCAGDAPGGAWPMVDYLGLNTKKLRHVDSTETGGCSYIIHLGHAAEAIAAGKCSIALITLAGKPRTGVMPPRAAGAEADFESAYGATTHNAYGMCAMRHMHDYGTTSEQLAWIKVAASHHAQYNPHAMLKDVVTVEDVLNSPMISDPLHRMDCCVVSDGGGALIVTTPEIAKNLKKPLVRLIGHGEAMKGPRGGKDLDLTYSAGIWSGPRAFEEAGITPKDIKYASIYDSFTITVLMQLEDLGFCKKGEGGKFVADGNLISGVGKLPFNTDGGGLCSNHPVNRGGMTKIIEAVRQLRGEAHPKVQVKNCDLAIAHGTGGLLGVRHAASTAILERV, encoded by the coding sequence TTGACCATCAAGGGCAAGGCCTACATTGCCGGGATCTACGAACACCCGACCCGGCATGCGCCGGACAAATCCACCGCCCAGCTCCACGCCGAGGTCGCCAAGGGTGCGATCGAGGACGCCGGGATCAGCAAGGACGATGTCGACGGCTATTTCTGCGCGGGCGATGCGCCCGGCGGTGCCTGGCCGATGGTCGATTATCTCGGACTGAACACCAAGAAGCTCCGCCACGTCGATTCCACCGAGACCGGCGGCTGTTCCTACATCATCCATCTCGGCCACGCCGCTGAAGCGATCGCCGCGGGCAAGTGCTCGATCGCCCTGATTACGCTCGCGGGCAAGCCGCGCACCGGCGTGATGCCGCCGCGCGCGGCCGGTGCCGAGGCGGATTTCGAATCCGCCTACGGGGCGACCACGCACAATGCCTATGGCATGTGTGCCATGCGCCATATGCACGACTACGGCACCACCTCCGAGCAACTCGCCTGGATCAAGGTCGCAGCGTCGCATCACGCGCAGTACAATCCGCATGCGATGCTCAAGGACGTCGTCACCGTCGAGGACGTGCTGAATTCGCCGATGATCTCCGATCCCCTGCATCGCATGGATTGCTGCGTCGTCTCCGACGGCGGCGGCGCGCTGATCGTGACGACGCCGGAGATCGCCAAGAACCTGAAGAAGCCGCTTGTGCGCCTGATCGGCCATGGCGAGGCGATGAAGGGCCCGCGCGGTGGCAAGGATCTCGATCTCACTTACTCCGCCGGAATCTGGTCCGGCCCGCGTGCGTTCGAGGAAGCCGGCATCACGCCGAAGGACATCAAATACGCCTCGATCTATGACAGCTTCACCATCACCGTGTTGATGCAGCTGGAAGACCTCGGCTTCTGCAAGAAGGGTGAGGGCGGCAAGTTCGTTGCCGACGGCAATCTGATCTCGGGCGTCGGCAAGCTGCCGTTCAACACCGATGGCGGCGGCCTCTGCAGCAACCATCCCGTCAACCGCGGCGGCATGACCAAGATCATCGAGGCGGTCAGGCAATTGCGCGGCGAGGCGCATCCGAAGGTGCAGGTCAAGAATTGCGATCTCGCCATCGCCCACGGCACCGGCGGCCTCCTTGGCGTCCGCCACGCTGCCTCGACGGCCATTCTGGAGCGCGTGTGA